A DNA window from Bacteroides cellulosilyticus contains the following coding sequences:
- the rho gene encoding transcription termination factor Rho yields MYNIIQLNDKNLSELQSIAQELGIKKTDSLKKEELVYKILDEQAIAGATKKVAAEKLKEERKVDRQQKRTRVTVKKESTDKVFTANKNGDLTKAKAEATVAAAKVQPVAEATKAPVAEKAPEAVATTASAPEKAEDATPKRKPGRPRKTKTEEKAPIPAPMPVAKKEEPKKAEPELNFETEVPKVVKKVVIEDSPILSEPEDDFIPIEDLPTEKIELPSELLGKFEATKAETPVAPVAEPTPATAQRPRLRPRDNNNTPYNNNNNNNRNNNPRPVQQQRPAQQNAGDNYAPVQERRPVIEREKAYEFDDILTGTGVLEIMQDGYGFLRSSDYNYLSSPDDIYVSQSQIKLFGLKTGDVVEGVIRPPKEGEKYFPLVKVGKINGRDPAFVRDRVPFEHLTPLFPDEKFRLCKGGYSDSMSARVVDLFAPIGKGQRALIVAQPKTGKTILMKDIANAIAANHPEVYMIMLLIDERPEEVTDMARTVNAEVIASTFDEPAERHVKIAGIVLEKAKRLVECGHDVVIFLDSITRLARAYNTVSPASGKVLSGGVDANALHKPKRFFGAARNIENGGSLTILATALIDTGSKMDEVIFEEFKGTGNMELQLDRNLSNKRIFPAVNIVASSTRRDDLLQDKQTLDRMWILRKYLADMNPIEAMDFVKDRMEKTKDNDEFLMSMNS; encoded by the coding sequence ATGTATAATATCATTCAATTGAACGACAAAAATTTGTCGGAACTTCAATCTATTGCCCAAGAACTGGGTATTAAAAAGACAGACTCACTAAAAAAAGAAGAACTTGTTTACAAGATACTTGATGAACAAGCCATCGCAGGTGCTACCAAAAAGGTTGCTGCTGAAAAGCTGAAAGAAGAGCGTAAAGTGGACAGACAACAAAAACGCACCCGCGTAACCGTAAAAAAAGAGAGTACTGACAAAGTCTTCACCGCCAACAAAAATGGCGACCTCACTAAGGCAAAAGCTGAAGCCACAGTTGCAGCTGCCAAGGTACAACCAGTAGCAGAGGCAACAAAAGCACCGGTAGCAGAGAAAGCTCCTGAAGCAGTTGCAACCACTGCATCCGCTCCCGAAAAAGCCGAAGACGCTACTCCGAAACGTAAACCGGGGCGTCCGCGCAAAACCAAGACGGAAGAAAAAGCTCCCATACCCGCACCTATGCCTGTTGCAAAGAAGGAAGAGCCTAAAAAAGCTGAACCTGAATTGAATTTTGAAACCGAAGTACCTAAAGTAGTTAAGAAAGTCGTAATAGAGGACAGCCCTATCTTATCAGAACCCGAAGATGACTTCATTCCCATCGAAGATCTCCCGACTGAGAAAATAGAACTCCCTTCAGAACTGCTGGGCAAATTCGAAGCTACCAAAGCCGAGACTCCTGTAGCACCCGTAGCAGAACCCACGCCTGCAACCGCACAACGCCCACGCCTTCGTCCTCGCGACAATAATAATACTCCTTATAATAACAACAACAATAATAATCGTAACAACAACCCGCGTCCTGTTCAGCAGCAACGTCCCGCACAACAAAATGCTGGTGATAACTATGCTCCTGTGCAAGAACGCAGACCGGTAATTGAGCGCGAAAAAGCATACGAATTCGATGATATCCTGACCGGTACCGGTGTACTGGAAATTATGCAGGATGGTTACGGATTCCTTCGTTCTTCCGATTACAATTATCTTTCTTCACCGGATGATATTTACGTATCACAATCCCAAATTAAATTGTTCGGACTGAAAACAGGTGACGTTGTGGAAGGTGTAATTCGTCCGCCGAAAGAAGGAGAAAAATATTTCCCATTGGTAAAAGTAGGAAAAATCAATGGACGTGATCCGGCTTTCGTACGTGATCGTGTACCATTTGAGCATCTTACTCCGTTATTCCCCGATGAAAAATTCAGATTATGCAAAGGTGGCTACTCCGACTCCATGTCTGCCCGTGTAGTAGATCTCTTTGCTCCTATCGGTAAAGGTCAGCGTGCATTGATCGTGGCACAGCCTAAAACCGGTAAGACCATCCTGATGAAAGATATAGCCAATGCAATTGCAGCAAATCATCCGGAAGTTTACATGATCATGTTGCTTATCGACGAACGCCCCGAAGAAGTAACTGACATGGCTCGTACCGTAAATGCCGAAGTGATTGCCTCAACTTTTGATGAACCGGCCGAACGTCACGTAAAGATTGCAGGTATCGTACTGGAGAAAGCAAAGAGACTTGTAGAATGTGGCCATGATGTCGTTATCTTCCTGGATTCTATCACCCGTCTGGCACGTGCTTACAACACGGTATCCCCGGCTTCCGGCAAAGTTCTTTCAGGTGGTGTGGACGCCAATGCGCTACACAAGCCCAAACGTTTCTTCGGTGCCGCCCGTAATATTGAAAATGGTGGCTCACTCACTATCCTGGCTACTGCATTGATTGATACCGGTTCTAAAATGGACGAAGTTATCTTCGAAGAATTCAAAGGTACAGGTAACATGGAGTTGCAACTTGACCGCAACCTGTCCAACAAACGTATTTTCCCTGCAGTCAACATTGTTGCTTCCAGCACTCGTCGCGATGATCTGTTGCAGGATAAGCAAACATTGGATCGCATGTGGATACTCCGCAAATATCTGGCTGATATGAACCCGATAGAAGCTATGGATTTCGTAAAAGATCGTATGGAAAAAACCAAAGACAACGACGAATTCCTAATGAGTATGAACAGCTAA
- a CDS encoding 4Fe-4S binding protein, whose product MDINEVHFIYFSPTRTSKQVGEAIVRGTGLTNVVITNLTLHAAEVDIPENTLTVIAVPVYGGKVAPLAMERLQGIRASGSPVVLVVVYGNRAYEKALIELDAFASSQGFKVISGATFVGEHSYSTEQNPIAPGRPDADDLQYAEEFGAKIRTKINAAADMEHLYPVDVNRIQCPRQPFLPLFKFLRRVIKLRKSGVPLPRVPEVNAELCTHCGVCAVHCPSGAILKGDECNTIAEKCIKCCACVKGCSFKARTYDTPFASLLSDCFVRQKEDRIIL is encoded by the coding sequence ATGGATATAAACGAAGTTCATTTCATCTATTTTTCGCCTACTCGTACTTCTAAACAAGTTGGCGAGGCAATTGTTCGCGGAACGGGACTAACAAATGTTGTTATTACGAATTTAACACTGCATGCTGCTGAGGTAGATATTCCGGAGAATACACTGACTGTTATTGCTGTGCCGGTGTATGGCGGCAAGGTGGCTCCTTTGGCTATGGAGCGTTTGCAGGGTATTCGTGCATCGGGATCTCCGGTTGTGCTGGTAGTAGTTTATGGTAATCGTGCGTATGAAAAGGCTTTGATAGAGTTGGATGCATTTGCTTCTTCCCAAGGTTTCAAGGTTATTTCCGGGGCTACTTTTGTGGGAGAACATTCGTATAGTACGGAACAAAATCCAATAGCCCCAGGGCGTCCGGATGCAGATGATTTGCAATATGCGGAGGAATTTGGTGCGAAGATACGGACGAAAATAAATGCTGCCGCTGATATGGAGCACTTGTATCCGGTGGATGTGAATCGTATTCAGTGCCCGCGCCAGCCTTTTCTACCTTTGTTCAAGTTTCTGCGCCGGGTGATAAAGTTGCGTAAAAGTGGTGTTCCTTTGCCGCGTGTACCGGAAGTGAATGCGGAACTTTGCACGCATTGTGGTGTTTGCGCTGTACATTGTCCTTCGGGAGCTATTCTGAAAGGTGACGAATGTAATACGATTGCCGAAAAGTGCATAAAGTGTTGCGCATGCGTCAAAGGATGTTCGTTCAAGGCGCGGACGTATGATACTCCGTTTGCTTCATTGCTTTCAGACTGCTTTGTGCGGCAGAAAGAGGACCGGATTATTTTATAG
- a CDS encoding ATP-binding protein yields MLCDNYFTVSNPADGVSLNARTLFHRFSSDDTKMSGNGLGLSIVKAICDYHDWRVEYAFKENRHVFTVHFR; encoded by the coding sequence TTGCTTTGCGACAACTATTTTACAGTCAGTAATCCGGCGGATGGAGTATCTCTTAATGCCCGTACACTTTTTCATCGTTTCAGTTCTGATGATACAAAGATGTCCGGGAATGGACTTGGACTTTCTATTGTAAAAGCCATTTGCGACTACCATGATTGGAGAGTAGAATACGCTTTCAAAGAGAATCGCCATGTGTTTACAGTGCATTTTAGGTAA
- a CDS encoding phosphatase PAP2 family protein — translation MVSPWIGVAGYAVAAGTGFFRMYNNRHWLTDVLTGAGIGILSTQAAYWLYPTITKTFFRKRYKNIFVSPYFLKEEKGVSCHITF, via the coding sequence TTGGTTTCTCCATGGATAGGCGTTGCCGGGTATGCAGTAGCTGCCGGTACAGGCTTCTTTCGTATGTATAACAATCGTCATTGGCTGACAGATGTGCTTACCGGAGCCGGAATCGGAATATTAAGCACCCAGGCGGCTTATTGGCTTTATCCAACTATTACAAAGACTTTCTTCCGTAAGCGGTATAAGAATATATTTGTTTCTCCTTATTTCTTAAAAGAAGAAAAAGGAGTAAGTTGTCATATCACTTTCTAA
- the tilS gene encoding tRNA lysidine(34) synthetase TilS codes for MNIKKIAQYIDQEKLFTREDKILITLSGGADSVALLRLLLDMGYTCEAAHCNFHLRGDESVRDEMFVRELCLQLKVPLHIQHFQTTEEAEKRHISIEMAARELRYAWFEQLRLQQGANVIAVAHHKDDSVETLLLNLIRGTGINGLLGIRPKNGNIVRPLLCLDRKEITEYLQEIGQSYVTDSTNLQDEYTRNKIRLNLLPLMQEINPSVKESLLRTAEHLNDAALLYKKGIEEGKQKVQTEQGILISALFQEPAPETLLFEILSPLGFNGAQIKDIFTSLNGQPGKIFLSGEWRVIKDRELLLIEPVCSEDVSTVFSPDDPALPFRLTMEELEVTDDFIIPRDRNTACFDADKLKQPLTVRHCRQGDTFVPFGMTGRKKISDYLTDRKFSLSRKEQQWVLCSGSHIIWLIGERTDNRFRIDAQTRKVIILKFILY; via the coding sequence ATGAATATAAAGAAAATAGCGCAATACATTGATCAGGAGAAGCTTTTCACACGAGAAGACAAAATACTGATAACATTGAGCGGCGGAGCGGACTCAGTAGCTTTGTTGCGTCTACTTCTTGATATGGGATACACCTGTGAGGCGGCACATTGCAATTTCCATCTGCGGGGCGATGAGTCGGTTCGAGATGAAATGTTTGTCCGCGAACTATGCTTACAATTGAAAGTTCCATTACACATTCAACATTTCCAAACCACGGAAGAAGCGGAAAAGCGCCACATATCCATTGAAATGGCAGCACGGGAATTACGTTATGCCTGGTTTGAGCAGCTCCGTCTACAACAAGGAGCCAACGTTATCGCCGTGGCCCATCATAAAGATGATAGTGTAGAAACTCTCCTGCTCAACCTTATTCGTGGAACAGGCATCAACGGACTATTGGGTATCCGTCCCAAAAACGGAAACATTGTCCGCCCCTTGTTATGCCTCGACCGGAAAGAAATAACCGAATACCTACAAGAAATCGGACAATCTTACGTAACGGACAGCACCAACCTGCAAGACGAATATACACGCAACAAGATACGCCTCAACCTCTTGCCCCTTATGCAGGAAATCAATCCTTCTGTAAAAGAAAGCCTTCTCCGCACCGCAGAACATCTGAATGATGCAGCTCTCTTATATAAGAAAGGTATAGAAGAAGGTAAGCAGAAAGTGCAAACCGAACAAGGTATCCTAATCAGTGCTTTGTTCCAAGAACCTGCACCGGAAACTTTATTATTTGAGATCTTATCTCCATTAGGATTTAACGGTGCACAGATCAAAGATATTTTCACCTCCCTAAATGGGCAACCGGGAAAGATATTCCTTAGCGGAGAATGGCGCGTGATTAAAGATCGGGAGCTTCTACTGATAGAACCGGTCTGTTCAGAAGATGTTTCAACAGTCTTTTCTCCAGATGATCCTGCCCTACCCTTCCGTTTGACAATGGAAGAATTAGAAGTCACAGATGATTTCATCATTCCCCGTGACCGAAACACTGCTTGCTTCGATGCAGACAAACTAAAACAACCTCTCACAGTCAGACACTGCCGACAAGGCGACACATTCGTTCCCTTTGGTATGACCGGGCGAAAAAAGATTAGCGATTACCTTACTGATCGGAAATTCTCCCTTTCCCGCAAAGAACAACAATGGGTGCTTTGCAGTGGCTCCCATATCATTTGGTTGATAGGTGAACGTACTGATAATCGTTTCAGAATAGACGCCCAAACACGGAAAGTTATTATTCTGAAGTTTATTCTTTATTGA
- the feoB gene encoding ferrous iron transport protein B codes for MRLSELKTGEKGVIVKVLGHGGFRKRIVEMGFIKGKTVEVLLNAPLKDPIKYKVMGYEISLRRQEAGMIEILSEHEAKEQVTKPNYHPGMSEDIYPGEEELKRIALGKRRTINVALVGNPNCGKTSLFNIASGSHEHVGNYSGVTVDAKEGYFNFQGYHFRIVDLPGTYSLSAYSPEEMYVRHHIIDETPDIVINVVDSSNLERNLYLTTQLIDMNVRMVMALNMYDELEASGNTLDYMKLSELFGVPMVPTVSRTGKGIEDLFHVVISIYEGADFLDQKGKVRAEVLNDLREWHREYVPGYTGGAHKEEEVRHHGFYRHIHINHGPELERSIEEVKRVISENEGIRHKYSTRFLAIKLLENDTDLETLIKTLPNGKEIIDVRDQESRRIRDVLNEDCDQAITDAKYGFISGALKETFVDNHLDKEHTTRVIDSIVTHRVWGFPIFFLFMYLMFEGTFVLGEYPMMGIEWLVETLGNFIHANMADGPLKDLLVDGIVGGVGGVIVFLPNILILYFCISLMEDSGYMARAAFIMDKIMHKMGLHGKSFIPLIMGFGCNVPAIMASRTIENRKSRLITMLVNPLMSCSARLPIYLLLVGAFFPNNGSLILLLIYSIGILLAVLLARLFSRFLVKGDDTPFVMELPPYRLPTAKAIFRHTWEKGAQYLRKMGGIIMIASIVIWALGYYPDHDAYETVAEQQENSYIGQIGKAMEPVIEPLGFDWKLGIGILSGVGAKELVVSTLGVLYTNDAEADAVSLAERIPITPLVAFCYMVFVLIYFPCIATIVAIKQESGSWKWALFTAVYTTLLAWVMAFAIYRIGGLFV; via the coding sequence ATGCGTTTATCCGAATTAAAAACTGGAGAAAAAGGTGTAATCGTTAAAGTACTGGGGCATGGCGGTTTCCGCAAACGAATTGTAGAAATGGGCTTTATTAAAGGCAAGACTGTAGAGGTTTTGCTGAATGCCCCGCTGAAAGATCCAATAAAATACAAAGTAATGGGGTATGAAATCTCTTTGCGCCGACAGGAGGCAGGGATGATTGAAATACTCAGCGAACATGAGGCGAAAGAGCAAGTGACAAAACCGAATTATCATCCGGGAATGAGTGAAGATATTTATCCGGGGGAAGAAGAACTGAAACGTATCGCTCTCGGTAAACGTCGTACCATTAATGTTGCATTAGTGGGTAATCCAAACTGTGGGAAAACTTCTCTGTTTAATATTGCTTCCGGTTCACACGAACACGTTGGTAACTACAGCGGGGTTACAGTGGATGCCAAGGAAGGCTACTTTAATTTTCAAGGTTATCATTTCCGCATAGTCGATTTGCCCGGTACATATTCGCTATCAGCATATAGTCCTGAAGAAATGTATGTCCGTCATCATATTATTGATGAAACACCGGACATTGTTATCAATGTGGTAGATTCGTCCAATCTGGAGCGTAATCTGTACCTCACTACCCAGTTGATTGACATGAACGTGCGTATGGTGATGGCTCTCAATATGTACGATGAACTGGAAGCCAGCGGCAACACGCTGGATTACATGAAACTGAGTGAACTCTTTGGTGTTCCTATGGTTCCTACCGTTTCGCGTACGGGCAAAGGCATCGAAGATCTTTTTCACGTTGTTATCAGTATTTACGAAGGTGCCGACTTCCTCGATCAGAAAGGCAAGGTACGTGCAGAAGTGTTGAATGACCTGCGTGAATGGCATCGGGAGTATGTGCCCGGCTATACCGGTGGGGCTCATAAAGAAGAAGAAGTACGTCATCATGGATTCTATCGTCATATTCACATAAACCACGGTCCTGAACTGGAACGCAGCATTGAAGAGGTGAAGCGGGTGATTAGTGAGAATGAGGGTATCCGTCATAAGTATTCTACCCGCTTTCTTGCCATCAAGCTTCTGGAGAATGATACGGATTTGGAAACGCTGATTAAAACTTTACCCAACGGCAAAGAAATCATAGATGTCCGTGATCAGGAAAGCCGCCGTATCCGAGACGTGCTGAATGAGGATTGCGATCAGGCTATCACCGATGCAAAATATGGTTTTATATCCGGTGCACTGAAAGAAACCTTTGTGGATAATCATTTAGATAAAGAACATACTACACGCGTGATAGATTCCATTGTAACACATCGTGTGTGGGGATTCCCCATTTTCTTCCTGTTCATGTATCTCATGTTCGAAGGGACGTTCGTGCTCGGCGAATACCCGATGATGGGTATCGAATGGCTGGTAGAAACCCTCGGCAACTTTATACATGCCAATATGGCGGACGGACCGTTGAAAGATCTATTGGTAGATGGTATTGTAGGTGGTGTTGGTGGTGTGATTGTCTTCCTGCCGAACATTCTTATTCTTTATTTTTGTATATCGTTGATGGAAGACTCCGGTTATATGGCGCGTGCTGCATTTATCATGGACAAGATTATGCATAAGATGGGGTTGCATGGTAAATCCTTCATTCCTCTGATTATGGGTTTCGGATGTAATGTACCTGCTATTATGGCTTCGCGCACTATTGAGAACCGTAAAAGCCGACTTATTACCATGCTCGTCAATCCGTTGATGTCATGTAGTGCCCGCCTGCCTATTTATTTGTTGCTGGTAGGTGCATTTTTCCCGAACAATGGTAGTTTGATACTGTTATTAATATATTCAATAGGTATCCTGTTGGCGGTATTGCTGGCGCGTTTATTCAGCCGTTTCCTGGTGAAGGGGGATGATACTCCGTTCGTAATGGAGCTTCCGCCTTACCGTTTACCGACAGCAAAAGCCATTTTCCGTCACACGTGGGAGAAGGGTGCACAATACCTTCGTAAAATGGGAGGTATTATCATGATAGCTTCCATCGTAATATGGGCATTGGGATATTATCCTGACCATGATGCGTATGAAACGGTTGCCGAACAGCAGGAGAATTCCTACATCGGACAGATAGGAAAGGCTATGGAGCCGGTGATTGAACCTTTGGGTTTTGACTGGAAACTTGGTATCGGTATACTTTCAGGTGTGGGCGCTAAGGAATTAGTGGTAAGTACACTAGGCGTGCTTTATACGAATGATGCTGAAGCAGATGCCGTAAGTCTTGCCGAACGTATTCCGATTACGCCATTGGTAGCTTTCTGCTATATGGTGTTTGTATTGATCTATTTCCCATGTATAGCTACGATTGTAGCAATCAAGCAAGAATCCGGTAGCTGGAAATGGGCATTATTTACGGCAGTGTATACCACGTTGCTTGCGTGGGTAATGGCATTTGCCATTTATAGAATAGGAGGATTATTTGTATGA
- a CDS encoding Fic family protein produces MKPIFNDEQQKRASFILESPLAKLSELYSNEIKDLAVVWCYYSGKIEGNTYTYVETEALLKDGITSEKKYEDAKMLKNLYNTFISELEYINKGRNQEVIDERTLFRIHQSIATGLVSNEEAGSLRTRAVRISGTEYIPPKNQQEIKGKLNEILFQQEKYTNPLEKAVYLHCNIARLQPFIDGNKRTARMIESIALMNADIIPVYSAKDSDILNYRKGLIAFYETEDYGRYTDYFLNRQIERIKEIG; encoded by the coding sequence ATGAAACCAATATTCAACGATGAACAACAGAAAAGGGCTTCTTTTATTTTAGAAAGTCCTTTGGCTAAGTTATCAGAACTTTACTCTAATGAGATAAAGGACTTGGCGGTGGTTTGGTGTTACTATTCCGGAAAAATAGAAGGCAATACTTATACTTACGTTGAAACGGAAGCACTATTAAAAGATGGCATAACTTCCGAAAAGAAGTATGAAGATGCCAAGATGCTTAAAAATCTCTACAATACTTTCATTTCTGAACTGGAATATATCAATAAAGGAAGGAATCAAGAAGTCATAGACGAGCGTACTCTTTTCAGAATACATCAATCTATTGCGACGGGATTGGTATCTAATGAAGAAGCAGGTTCGTTAAGAACACGTGCCGTTCGTATCAGCGGAACGGAGTATATTCCACCTAAGAATCAGCAAGAAATAAAAGGTAAACTTAACGAGATTCTTTTTCAGCAAGAAAAGTATACTAATCCGTTAGAAAAAGCCGTCTATTTACATTGTAATATTGCTCGTCTGCAACCTTTCATTGACGGAAATAAACGAACTGCAAGAATGATAGAAAGCATTGCATTAATGAACGCTGACATTATTCCAGTATATTCTGCGAAAGACTCAGATATTCTGAACTACAGGAAAGGATTGATAGCGTTTTATGAAACGGAGGATTATGGTAGATATACTGACTATTTTCTGAATAGGCAGATAGAGAGGATTAAAGAAATAGGATAA